GGTCGTCGTTGCGCTCGCTCATGGCCTTGAGGGCATTGAAGCCGCCCACGCCCGATTCGGTGATGGCCGCTTCGGAGCCGCCGGTCACCATCACGTCGGCCAGGCCGAGGCGGATGTTGTTGAAGGCGGCAATAATGGAGTCGTTCGACGACGCGCAGGCCGACGTGGTCACGTAGTTGGGCCCGCGGAAGCCGTTTTTAATGGAAATGTTGCCCGACGAGGAGTCGGCAATCATGCGCGGGATGAAGAACGGTGAGTAGCGCGGCGTGCCGTCGCCCCGCCCGAAGGCGATGCATTCTTCCTGCAGCGATTTCAGGCCGCCGATGCCGGAGCCCCAAATCACGCCCACCCGGTCTTTGTTGACCCCGCTTTCCAGCAGGCCGGAATCGGCAATGGCTTCATCGGCCGCTACCACCCCAAACTGGGTGAAAAGGTCCATCTTGCGGTGCTCCTTGCGGTCAAAGAAATTATCGGGCTCGTAGCCCTTCACTTCGCAGGCGAAGCGGGTCTTGAATTTGGCCGGGTCGAAGCGGGTGATGGCGGCGGCGCCGCTTGTGCCCGTGCGCAGGCCTTCCCAGTAGGCCGGGGCGGTATTTCCCAGCGGAGTAATGGCCCCAAGGCCGGTAACGACAACCCGTCGAATAGACGACATAAGCAAACGCCAATGGCGCGAAAGGTGAAGCGGGATAAAACAACGAAACCGGCCGGCGGCGGGCCGGCCGGTATGCGCAGAACTAATGGTTCATTCCGAGCGAAACGAAGAAGTTGGGTAAACTGATTCGTTCAAATTCTTTGCTCCGCTCGGATATGAAAAAAACTATTTAGCGTGCTCTTCGAGGTAGCTGACAGCTTGGCCCACGGTGCCGATGTTCTCGGCCTGGTCGTCGGGGATGCTCACGTTGAACTCCTTTTCGAACTCCATAATCAGCTCGACGGTGTCCAGCGAGTCGGCACCCAGGTCATTGGTGAAGCTTGCTTCGGGGGTTACTTCCGAGGCTTCAACGCCCAGTTTATCAATAATAATGGCCTTTACTTTTTCTGCGATTTCAGACATTTCCGTGGGGTTTAGGGAAAACTACGGCGCAAAGTAACGAGAGATTTTCCAACTAACCCACCGGTTCGCTTTCGAATTGCGGGTACAAGATTATGGCTGTGGTTCTGGCAACGGCCCGCCGCACGCCGTAGCTTTGCCCTTACCCGCTAGCGCGGAGCTCCCTTTGCGGCTGCTATGAAGACCTTCACCCTCGACGTTGATTATGAGTGCGACTTTGCCCTGTTTGGGCTGGTGAGTAGCACCCGCGACTACACCCTGGCCTGGATGCTGAACCGCGCCCTGCGCCTGCGCCTCGTCAAGCAGCCCGAGCTGCTGCTCAACCTGCTCAGTCAGGGCCGGCTGGTGTTCACGCACTACTTGCACGCCACCGAAACCCTGACCTTCCGGCTGTTGCGCAACCGCTCGGTGGAGCCTTCCAACTTAAAAAAGCCGTTCTTAGCACCCGACATCAAAGAGTACGACTACCTGCTGGCCGTGAGCAACGGCTGCGGAGCCCTCGCCGACGACGAATTGCTGCAGCAGCTCACGGCCCTCGACGCCGTGCAGTACGCCTGCCAATTCGACCCGAACACCCTCAAATACAAGGAAAACCTGATTCTGTAATTAATACCCCTTGCTCCCTAGCCACCGAAAGCGGCCCCGCGCCGCACACGCCGGAGCAGTATTTATTGTGGAGGAATCGTTCAGCGGTTCTGCCACCCGCGTTTCAGCCCCGCGCTGAAACATCCCCTCCTTCCCAGGGAGGGGAGTTTTTTTGTCATTAATCTCCCTATGCATGGAAAATCGCCACACGTTTAACAAGACCAAAATCGTGGCCACCGTCGGCCCGGCTTCTAATACCTACGAACGGCTCGGCACCCTCATCCGCGAGGGTGTCGATGTGTTTCGGCTCAATTTCTCGCACGGTTCTTACGACGACCATTTGGCCGTTATCAACACCGTGCGACGCCTAAATAAGGACATGCGCACCGCCGTGGGCCTGCTGCAGGATTTGCAGGGACCCAAAATTCGGCTCGGCGAAGTAGAAGGCGGCGGGGTTGAAATCAAGGCCGGCGATAAAATCAAGCTGGTGTGCGGGGAAAAGGAAATCAGCACGGCCACGCGCCTGAGCACGATTTACCTGGGCCTGGCCCGCGACGTGAAGCCCGGCGACATGATTCTGATTGACGACGGCAAAATTGAGCTGAAGGTGCTTGCCACCGACCGCGACCAGGAAGTAGACGTGGAGGTAATCTACGGCGGCCTGGTAAAGCCCCGCAAGGGCATCAACCTGCCCGATTCCGAAGTTTCGGCCCCTTCCATGACCGAAAAAGACATCGAAGACCTGGAGTTTGGCCTGGCGCACGACGTGGACTGGGTAGCCCTCAGCTTTGCGCGCAAAGCCGACGATATCCGCTTCATCAAAAACCTGATTGCCGAAGCCGGCAAGACCACCCGCGTGGTGGCCAAGATTGAAACCCCCGACGGCCTGCGCAACATCGACGAAATCATCGCCATCACCGACGCCGTGATGGTGGCCCGCGGCGACCTCGGCGTGGAAGTGAAGATGGAGGAGGTGCCAATGGCCCAGAAGATGATTATTGCCAAGTGCAACGCCGCCGGCAAGCCCGTTATCGTGGCCACCCAGATGATGGAGAGCATGATAACGGCCCCCCGCCCCACCCGGGCCGAAACCAGCGACGTGGCCAACGCCGTGCTCGACGGCGCCGATGCCGTGATGCTCTCCGCCGAAACCGCTGTGGGCGCCTACCCGGCCGAAGTAATTCGCTCCATGGTCGGCACTATCCTGAGCGTGGAGACCCACAGCCCCCAGCTCTTCCACCACTGGTTCCCCATCGACGCCACGGGCCCCAACTTCATGGCCGATAGCGTGTTGTCGGCGGCCTGCCACCTGGCCAAAAACACGGGCGCCAAAGCCATTACGGGCATGACCCACCACGGCTACACGGCTTTCCAGTTGGCTAAATACCGCCCCAAAGCCAATATCTTCATCTTCACCGATAACCGCCCCCTGCTCACGGCCCTGAGCCTGGTGTGGGGCGTGCGCAGCTTCTACTACGACCGCCTCATCAGCACCGATAGCACCATTTCCGACATCCGCTACGTGCTGACCACCACCGGCCACCTAGATCCCGGCGACATCTCCATTAATACCGGCTCCATGCCCATTCAGGATAAAGGCAAAGCCAACATGGTGAAAGTGAGCGTGGCATAATCCCCAGCACGCTTCGCCGATTTTAACTTGCGAAAGCCCATTCCTTAATTAGAGTGGGCTTTTTGCGTTTTACAAGAGCACAATTAATGTACATCCTTCAGAAATTACCGGAGCTTCTCGCGTGCAACTGTGACTCAAGCGTCTGTCATGCAGAGCGCAGCGAAGCATCTTATCGCCGCGGAACGACTCGTTCGAACCTGATAAGATGCTTCGCTGCGCTCTGCATGACAAACGACGCAAGGGAGTGAGCCAGGACTATTTTTACAAAGTAAAAGCTTACCAGTCGCCTTCCAGAAGGCAGTTACCGCAGCTCAACATCATCCACCAACGCTGCAAGGAACTCAACCATCTACACACCCAGATTGCCCAAACGCAAGAAGCCCTGCTCGTTTCCGAGCAGGGCTTCTGTGAAGGAGCGTAGAACCAGACCTTGGGGCGGCGCAGTCTGGCCCTACTAAACTCGCTACGCGCTAAAGCGCATTGACGAGTTTTGTCAGCTTGCTTTTGTTGTTAGCAGCTTTGTTCTTGTGGATGATGTTCTTCTTGGCCAAACGGTCCAACATCGACGACACTTTCTTCAGCAGCTCCTGAGCGGCCGTTTTATCGGTGGCTTCACGCAGGCGCTTGATGGCCGTACGAGTGGATTTGTGCTGGTAACGGTTCAACACGCGCTTAGCTTCGTTGCTGCGGATGCGTTTGAGGGCCGACTTATGGTTTGCCATGAGTGGGAATATATGGGAGCGTTATGCTTGAGTTCTGTGTTTGGGAGGGCAAAGGTACAAACCTGCTCGGCAATATCAAACCATGTTGGCAAAAATCTTGCTGCAAAGCCTGATGACCATTCCATTGGGCTAAAGTAACCTGGACAGGAAAGTGGTTCCTGCGTGCCGCAACCTCCTAGCTGATGAATGAGGTAGCTCAACTTGCTTGGAGTTGATTGGCTGGTTCGCCGAAAGAACCAAAGTGACAAGACTATTTGCAACCGGACCCCAAATAATCGTGTTATCCGAAAACAAGTGAATATCATCTTCAGCGCCCCTTATTAGTATGCATGCCGATTATTTGCGTACTTTATAATAGCTACCCTATCCCCCCATTGCGATGCCCTTTCCGTTATCGTATCTGCGCCATGCCTCTCGTATCCGAATCTCGTTATCAGCCGCCGTTCTATCTCTTTAACGGCCACTTGCAGACTATTGTGCCCAGCTTGTGGCGCACCGTTCCCGATGTGACCTACCAACGCGAACGGCTGGAGCTGCCCGACGGAGACTTCCTGAACCTAGACTGGAGCCGCTTGCCGGAGACGCGGCCCACCGATGGCTTGGTCATCGTTTCGCACGGCCTCGAAGGCGATGCCTCCCGCCCCTACGTGCGGGGCATGGTGCGCGCCCTCAACCGGGCCGGCCTCGACGCCCTGGCCTGGAACTACCGCAGCTGTGGCGGCGAGATGAACCGCCTGCTCCGCTCCTACCACCTCGGCGATACCGACGACCTGGACATGGTGCTGCGCCATGCCCTGGCCACGGGCCGCTACCAGCGGGTGTACCTCACGGGCTTCAGTGCCGGCGGCAATGTGACGCTCAAATACCTGGGCGAAGACCCGGACCGCGTGCCCGTGGAGGTGAAGCGGGCCGCTGTGTTTTCGGTTCCCACGGATTTGCAGGCTAGCTCCGTGCACATTGCCCGCCGCCAGAACCAGGTGTACCTGCGCCGCTTTCTTAAGACGCTGCGGCTGAAGGTGCGCGCGAAAGCCGAAATGATGCCGGGCCAGGTCGACCTAACGGGCATCGACGAGCTGCGCGATTTCCAGGAATTTGACAGCCGGTACACCGCGCCCATGCACGGCTTCGACTCGGCCGATGCCTATTACAAATACGCCAGCTCGGGGCGATACCTGAGCGGCATTCAGGTGCCCACGCTGCTCGTGAATGCCCAGAACGACCCGTTTTTGCCCGAATCCTGCTTCCCCCGCGAGGTGGCCACCAATTCGCCGTTTGTATTCCTGGAAACACCCTCAGAAGGCGGGCACGTGGGCTTTGCCGAAGGCTCGCCCGATGGTGAATACTACTCCGAGCGGCGCGCCGTGGAGTTTCTCACGGCGGAGGTACCTGCTTAGGCCCCATCTGTCATTGCGAGGAGGCACGACGAAGCAATCCATCCCCCTGTGCGACCAACTCCTAGTTGTGACAGACTATTTTAAACCAAAAAGCCCCGGCACTGCGCATTACCGGGGCTTTTCACATTATTGAGCCGGTCGCTGAGACCAGGACGGATTGCCACGGCCTACGGCCTCGCAATGACAGGCCCTGGGCGCTAGACCATCCGGCTATTTCGCAGGCACAAAAACCACCTTTTTCGTTTCGTAAAATTCTTCTTTGAAGAAATCGCTCAGGTCCGTGACTTTGGCTTTCAGTCCGGATTCGGCTATTTCTTCGGTTAGGTCGCCGCCTTTTAGGTAATAAAGTCCTGAGCCGGGCTGGCCCAGGGGCTTGAAGCGGTGAGCTATCCACGGGTGGAAAGTGGCAAGACGCGCCACGGCCCGGCTTACCACATAATCATACTTGGTGCGCAGTTGCTCGGCGCGGGTTTGCTCGGCGGTGACGTTGTGCAGGCCCAATGCGGCAGCCATAAACTGCACGGCCCGGATTTTCTTGCCGATGCTGTCGACGAGGTGGAAATGCACCTCAGGGAACATAATGGCCAG
This region of Hymenobacter sedentarius genomic DNA includes:
- the fabF gene encoding beta-ketoacyl-ACP synthase II, producing the protein MSSIRRVVVTGLGAITPLGNTAPAYWEGLRTGTSGAAAITRFDPAKFKTRFACEVKGYEPDNFFDRKEHRKMDLFTQFGVVAADEAIADSGLLESGVNKDRVGVIWGSGIGGLKSLQEECIAFGRGDGTPRYSPFFIPRMIADSSSGNISIKNGFRGPNYVTTSACASSNDSIIAAFNNIRLGLADVMVTGGSEAAITESGVGGFNALKAMSERNDDPASASRPYDKDRDGFVLGEGSGALVLEEYEHAKARGAKMYAELIGGGMSSDAYHITAPDPSGSGVVLVMHNALRDAGITAAEVDYINTHGTSTPLGDGAEIKAIEQVFGEFAEQINISSTKSMTGHLLGGAGGVEAVACLLAMHHSLVPPTINLHTPDPEINQALNFTPNVAQARDVRVAMSNTFGFGGHNTSVIFRKL
- a CDS encoding acyl carrier protein, whose amino-acid sequence is MSEIAEKVKAIIIDKLGVEASEVTPEASFTNDLGADSLDTVELIMEFEKEFNVSIPDDQAENIGTVGQAVSYLEEHAK
- a CDS encoding IPExxxVDY family protein, giving the protein MKTFTLDVDYECDFALFGLVSSTRDYTLAWMLNRALRLRLVKQPELLLNLLSQGRLVFTHYLHATETLTFRLLRNRSVEPSNLKKPFLAPDIKEYDYLLAVSNGCGALADDELLQQLTALDAVQYACQFDPNTLKYKENLIL
- the pyk gene encoding pyruvate kinase — encoded protein: MENRHTFNKTKIVATVGPASNTYERLGTLIREGVDVFRLNFSHGSYDDHLAVINTVRRLNKDMRTAVGLLQDLQGPKIRLGEVEGGGVEIKAGDKIKLVCGEKEISTATRLSTIYLGLARDVKPGDMILIDDGKIELKVLATDRDQEVDVEVIYGGLVKPRKGINLPDSEVSAPSMTEKDIEDLEFGLAHDVDWVALSFARKADDIRFIKNLIAEAGKTTRVVAKIETPDGLRNIDEIIAITDAVMVARGDLGVEVKMEEVPMAQKMIIAKCNAAGKPVIVATQMMESMITAPRPTRAETSDVANAVLDGADAVMLSAETAVGAYPAEVIRSMVGTILSVETHSPQLFHHWFPIDATGPNFMADSVLSAACHLAKNTGAKAITGMTHHGYTAFQLAKYRPKANIFIFTDNRPLLTALSLVWGVRSFYYDRLISTDSTISDIRYVLTTTGHLDPGDISINTGSMPIQDKGKANMVKVSVA
- the rpsT gene encoding 30S ribosomal protein S20, which codes for MANHKSALKRIRSNEAKRVLNRYQHKSTRTAIKRLREATDKTAAQELLKKVSSMLDRLAKKNIIHKNKAANNKSKLTKLVNAL
- a CDS encoding YheT family hydrolase; translation: MPLVSESRYQPPFYLFNGHLQTIVPSLWRTVPDVTYQRERLELPDGDFLNLDWSRLPETRPTDGLVIVSHGLEGDASRPYVRGMVRALNRAGLDALAWNYRSCGGEMNRLLRSYHLGDTDDLDMVLRHALATGRYQRVYLTGFSAGGNVTLKYLGEDPDRVPVEVKRAAVFSVPTDLQASSVHIARRQNQVYLRRFLKTLRLKVRAKAEMMPGQVDLTGIDELRDFQEFDSRYTAPMHGFDSADAYYKYASSGRYLSGIQVPTLLVNAQNDPFLPESCFPREVATNSPFVFLETPSEGGHVGFAEGSPDGEYYSERRAVEFLTAEVPA
- the rsmG gene encoding 16S rRNA (guanine(527)-N(7))-methyltransferase RsmG, yielding MNLLQHYFPELTPQQLQLFQELETEFRATNEAINLVSRTDMDNFVERHLLHSLGIAKVIKFPKGSTVLDVGTGGGLPGLPLAIMFPEVHFHLVDSIGKKIRAVQFMAAALGLHNVTAEQTRAEQLRTKYDYVVSRAVARLATFHPWIAHRFKPLGQPGSGLYYLKGGDLTEEIAESGLKAKVTDLSDFFKEEFYETKKVVFVPAK